In the Pseudanabaena sp. PCC 7367 genome, one interval contains:
- a CDS encoding glycosyltransferase family 4 protein, which produces MRVLHLATHEGSGAGRAAGRIHLGLRREKFDSHMLVAQKSSELPTVVKLDRYRTFFKKVQARLFGRELSKRLGQNTTFSINATASLLRSPIDQIAPDLINLHWVGWEYFKIEDLAKLQKPLVWTLQDMWPFTGGCHYSQGCDRYLQSCGNCPQLKANQENDLSRWVWQRKARSWQDLDLTIVTPSTWMADCARASSLFKQLRIETIPFGLDTQIYRPIDPQLARQKLALPTNKKLVLFGALSATQDHRKGFHLLIPALTKLAQSEWGDRIELVVFGASRPDEPIDLGFPTHYLGQLNTDAALTEAYSAADVMIVPSVEEAFGQTASEALACGTPVIAFRGTGVQDIVDHQQTGYLVKPYEVEDLAAGIAWVLDADPELTAKLRYQSRLKAETEFSLSVQAQRYLKIYAELANADRQERLPQAIPVLTKEFS; this is translated from the coding sequence ATGAGAGTTTTACACCTAGCCACCCATGAAGGATCGGGAGCGGGACGCGCTGCCGGCAGAATCCATTTAGGTTTGCGCCGCGAAAAATTTGATTCCCATATGCTGGTGGCTCAAAAAAGCTCAGAGCTGCCAACCGTCGTCAAACTCGATCGCTATCGTACTTTCTTCAAAAAAGTACAAGCCCGCCTCTTTGGACGAGAATTAAGTAAGCGACTGGGGCAAAATACTACCTTCTCGATCAATGCCACTGCTTCCCTGTTGCGATCGCCCATTGACCAAATTGCCCCAGATCTAATTAATTTGCATTGGGTGGGTTGGGAATATTTTAAGATTGAAGACCTGGCCAAATTGCAAAAACCTTTGGTGTGGACATTACAAGACATGTGGCCCTTTACGGGTGGGTGTCACTATAGCCAGGGTTGCGATCGTTATTTGCAATCCTGTGGCAATTGTCCACAACTCAAGGCCAACCAGGAAAACGACCTATCGCGCTGGGTATGGCAACGAAAGGCGCGATCGTGGCAGGATTTGGATCTCACCATTGTTACGCCTAGTACCTGGATGGCTGATTGTGCCAGGGCCAGTTCTCTGTTTAAACAGTTAAGGATTGAAACGATTCCCTTTGGCCTGGATACGCAAATATATCGACCGATCGATCCACAGCTTGCCCGCCAAAAATTGGCATTGCCCACCAATAAAAAATTAGTGCTATTTGGCGCATTGAGTGCCACTCAGGATCACCGCAAAGGTTTTCATTTATTGATTCCTGCCCTGACAAAGCTAGCTCAATCGGAATGGGGCGATCGGATCGAATTAGTGGTTTTCGGCGCTTCCCGCCCCGATGAGCCGATCGATCTGGGGTTCCCAACTCACTATTTAGGCCAACTCAACACCGATGCAGCTTTAACAGAAGCCTATTCAGCCGCAGATGTGATGATTGTACCGTCGGTTGAAGAGGCATTCGGCCAAACCGCTTCGGAGGCATTGGCCTGCGGCACACCAGTGATCGCCTTTCGTGGCACTGGCGTACAGGATATTGTTGATCACCAGCAAACGGGCTATCTGGTTAAACCCTATGAGGTGGAGGATCTCGCTGCTGGAATCGCCTGGGTCTTGGATGCTGATCCAGAACTAACCGCCAAGCTACGCTATCAATCTCGGCTCAAAGCAGAAACGGAGTTCTCTTTGTCAGTTCAAGCCCAGCGCTATTTAAAAATCTATGCTGAGCTAGCAAATGCCGATCGCCAGGAGCGATTGCCTCAAGCGATCCCCGTTCTTACCAAAGAGTTTTCTTAA